The Hyperolius riggenbachi isolate aHypRig1 chromosome 3, aHypRig1.pri, whole genome shotgun sequence genome window below encodes:
- the LOC137561521 gene encoding alpha-2Db adrenergic receptor-like produces MEFTTLASTVVYNDSGNSSHQELKIWPYAAWECALIIIAVGSMIVSTVVGNILVVLAIFTSRALRAPQNLFLVSLASADILVGALIIPFSLAKEVMGYWHFGSIWCSMYLALDILFCTSSIVHLCAISMDRYWSVTKAVSYNQRRTPKRIKSMIAAIWVVSAIISFPPILKTNSHKENKCDLNDDTWYVLFSCTVSFFLPCIIMILLYCRIYRVAKHRANTVSHLRNGLPDSANAPPNACYIQECSEHHPPHNHQDADEMDLEESSSSTHRFSDSAHHNMVDEANNAKAKRLSWGVNRGQPSRDRSISITQTRLAQLREKRLTFVLAVVIGGFVICWFPFFFTYSLESICKGRCGISDALFNFFFWIGYCNSSLNPVIYTVFNRDFRKAFRKLLLRSSKRTM; encoded by the coding sequence ATGGAATTTACAACTTTAGCTTCCACCGTGGTGTACAATGATTCAGGGAACAGCAGCCACCAGGAGCTAAAGATCTGGCCGTACGCAGCATGGGAGTGTGCACTGATTATTATCGCAGTGGGGTCCATGATTGTGTCCACCGTTGTGGGCAACATTTTGGTGGTTTTAGCCATATTCACCAGCCGGGCTTTACGAGCTCCGCAAAACTTGTTTTTGGTGTCGTTAGCCTCAGCAGACATTCTCGTGGGAGCTTTAATCATTCCTTTTTCCTTAGCCAAAGAGGTCATGGGCTACTGGCATTTTGGAAGTATATGGTGCAGCATGTACTTGGCCTTAGACATTTTATTCTGTACTTCGTCCATTGTCCACCTGTGTGCCATCAGTATGGATCGCTACTGGTCTGTTACCAAAGCGGTCAGTTACAACCAGCGACGGACGCCCAAGAGGATCAAGAGTATGATTGCGGCCATCTGGGTGGTGTCTGCCATTATCAGTTTCCCACCTATCCTAAAAACAAACTCCCATAAAGAGAACAAGTGTGACCTGAACGATGACACCTGGTATGTTCTGTTTTCGTGCACTGTGTCCTTCTTTCTTCCATGCATCATTATGATACTGCTGTACTGTCGTATCTACAGAGTGGCAAAGCATCGGGCAAATACAGTGTCCCATCTCAGGAATGGGCTTCCTGACAGTGCCAATGCCCCACCGAATGCATGTTATATCCAGGAATGTTCAGAGCACCATCCCCCTCATAATCACCAAGATGCTGATGAGATGGACCTGGAGGAGAGCAGTTCTTCCACCCATAGATTCTCAGACTCAGCTCACCATAATATGGTCGATGAGGCAAATAATGCCAAAGCTAAAAGGCTTTCATGGGGGGTAAACCGTGGCCAGCCAAGCAGAGATCGCTCCATTTCTATCACTCAGACGCGTTTGGCGCAGCTCAGGGAGAAGCGCTTGACATTCGTGTTGGCTGTGGTCATTGGCGGCTTTGTCATTTGctggtttccatttttttttacatacagccTGGAGTCCATCTGTAAAGGGAGATGTGGCATCTCTGATGCACTGTTTaattttttcttttggattggatACTGCAACAGCAGCCTGAATCCTGTGATATACACCGTCTTCAACCGGGATTTCAGGAAAGCATTTCGGAAGCTCCTGCTACGTTCTTCAAAAAGGACCATGtga